In Littorina saxatilis isolate snail1 linkage group LG8, US_GU_Lsax_2.0, whole genome shotgun sequence, a single genomic region encodes these proteins:
- the LOC138973095 gene encoding ATP-binding cassette sub-family C member 3-like, with amino-acid sequence MSEGDSFFRFCGNSSIFNSSLLLDNSWPQFTECFQNSLLVWVPCAWLWLTLPFYLAYLCSLPPGSVIPVNLLNTLKSFGCVLLALLAGLELLSMQSDNEVEGVTLADVMYVSGVIKIVTFLLACILVQGERRKGIITSGILWIFWAMLFIAGIIPFYSKIIQKAGSAYFFNTYYFFNFG; translated from the exons ATGTCGGAGGGTGACAGTTTCTTCAGATTCTGCGGAAATAGTTCCATTTTC AATTCAAGTCTCCTTCTGGACAACAGCTGGCCGCAGTTCACAGAATGTTTCCAGAATTCGCTGCTGGTGTGGGTGCCGTGTGCTTGGCTGTGGCTGACCCTCCCCTTCTACCTGGCCTACCTGTGCTCATTACCCCCCGGCAGTGTCATACCTGTCAACCTCCTCAACACACTCAAATCG TTTGGATGCGTCCTGCTGGCTCTGCTAGCGGGCTTAGAGCTACTCAGCATGCAGAGCGACAATGAAGTTGAAGGGGTGACACTTGCTGATGTGATGTATGTGTCTGGTGTCATCAAGATTGTCACTTTC CTGCTGGCTTGCATCCTGGTACAAGGGGAACGTCGGAAAGGAATCATCACGTCTGGCATTCTGTGGATTTTCTGGGCGATGCTGTTTATTGCCGGGATTATCCCGTTCTACTCCAAAATCATACAAAAGGCAGGTTCTGCTTATTTCTTCAACACCTATTACTTCTTCAATTTTGGTTAA